A single genomic interval of Hevea brasiliensis isolate MT/VB/25A 57/8 chromosome 4, ASM3005281v1, whole genome shotgun sequence harbors:
- the LOC110631756 gene encoding beta-fructofuranosidase, insoluble isoenzyme CWINV1 isoform X1, with protein sequence MEMPAIFLVGLFCVLFNDGTEVDASQPEFQNFQSCNLMVNESQPYRTSYHFQPPKNWLNDPNGPMLYKGLYHLFYQYNPNSALFGDGMVWAHSVSYDLINWVHLNHALHPTEPFDIKSCWSGSVTILPGNKPVILYTGIDANNTQVQNLAMPKNLSDPLLKEWIKFSQNPVITPPIGIEGDHFRDPTTAWLGADGKWNVIIGSSINDQGMAILYQSDDFVNWSRYQDPLYSKEKTGMWECPDFFPVSVNSTNGVDTSVINPGVKHVMKASFNSHDYYMIGTYVPGMEKYIPDTDFTGSNTDLRYDYGKFYASKTFFDSVKDRRILWGWINESDSAEDDINKGWSGLQSIPRQVWLDRSGSQLVLWPVEEINKLHDKQVSIQHKKLDGGSVLEIPDITASQADVEVLFELPELEEAELLNSTWVDPQKMCTDANAAVRGRLGPFGLLALATEDLTEQTAIFFRIFRGHNAYTVLMCSDQSRSSLKEKVDKTTYGAFVNIDPQHEKISLRSLIDHSIIESFGGEGRTCISSRVYPQLAVHKEAHLYVFNNGTQSITISKLNAWGMSKAQFIYEENCFSYKASQ encoded by the exons ATGGAGATGCCAGCCATTTTTCTTGTTGGATTGTTTTGCGTTTTGTTCAATGATGGAACTGAAGTTGATGCTTCACAGCCAGAATTCCAGAATTTTCAATCTTGTAATCTTATGGTGAACGAAAGCCAACCTTACAGAACCTCTTATCACTTCCAACCTCCAAAGAACTGGTTGAATG ATCCTAATG GGCCAATGTTGTATAAGGGACTTTATCATTTGTTCTACCAATACAATCCAAATAGTGCTTTATTTGGTGATGGTATGGTATGGGCACATTCTGTATCATATGATCTCATCAACTGGGTTCATCTCAATCATGCCCTTCACCCAACAGAACCATTTGACATCAAAAGTTGCTGGTCTGGTTCTGTTACAATCCTTCCAGGGAATAAACCTGTCATTTTATACACTGGTATTGATGCCAACAATACACAGGTTCAGAATTTGGCAATGCCCAAGAATCTGTCTGACCCATTACTTAAAGAATGGATAAAATTTTCACAAAATCCTGTCATAACTCCTCCCATTGGTATTGAAGGGGACCATTTTAGAGATCCAACAACTGCTTGGCTGGGTGCTGATGGGAAATGGAATGTGATCATTGGGAGCTCGATTAATGATCAAGGAATGGCAATCCTGTATCAAAGTGATGATTTTGTTAACTGGAGCAGGTATCAAGATCCTCTTTATTCAAAAGAAAAAACTGGAATGTGGGAGTGTCCAGACTTCTTTCCGGTGTCTGTTAACAGCACAAATGGTGTTGACACTTCAGTCATAAATCCAGGTGTTAAGCATGTGATGAAGGCCAGCTTCAATTCGCATGACTactacatgataggcacttatgtccCTGGGATGGAAAAATATATTCCTGACACTGATTTTACAGGTAGCAACACAGACTTGAGGTATGACTATGGCAAGTTTTACGCTTCAAAGACATTCTTTGATAGTGTCAAGGATAGGAGGATATTATGGGGCTGGATAAACGAATCTGACAGCGCAGAAGATGATATTAACAAAGGATGGTCTGGACTTCAg TCAATTCCTAGGCAAGTATGGCTTGATAGAAGTGGAAGCCAATTAGTGCTGTGGCCAGTGGAAGAAATCAATAAGCTACATGACAAGCAAGTCAGCATCCAGCATAAGAAACTTGATGGTGGATCAGTACTCGAAATTCCAGACATAACTGCTTCACAG GCAGATGTAGAGGTTTTGTTTGAATTGCCAGAATTAGAAGAGGCCGAGTTATTGAACTCTACCTGGGTTGATCCCCAAAAAATGTGTACTGATGCAAATGCAGCAGTGAGAGGTAGATTGGGGCCATTTGGTTTGCTAGCTTTAGCAACAGAGGACTTGACAGAGCAAACTGCAATAttctttagaatttttagaggccACAATGCATATACAGTACTCATGTGCAGTGATCAAAGCAG GTCTTCTCTAAAAGAAAAAGTGGATAAAACCACATATGGAGCTTTTGTCAATATAGATCCCCAGCATGAAAAGATTTCATTAAGAAGCTTG ATAGACCATTCAATCATTGAGAGTTTTGGTGGGGAAGGGAGAACTTGTATTAGCAGTAGAGTTTATCCTCAGTTAGCAGTTCACAAAGAAGCTCACCTGTATGTATTTAACAATGGAACTCAGAGCATAACCATCTCAAAATTGAATGCTTGGGGAATGAGCAAAGCCCAGTTCATTTATGAAGAAAATTGTTTTAGTTATAAGGCTTCCCAATAG
- the LOC110631757 gene encoding probable ADP,ATP carrier protein At5g56450, with amino-acid sequence MSRDDDDPGEQSQSKPPTATTTSRPYIWLTHFQRDLMAGAVMGGGVHTIVAPIERAKLLLQTQESNLAIVGRGRRKFKGMIDCIVRTVREEGVLSLWRGNGSSVLRYYPSVALNFSLKDLYRNILRNGNHQDGHFLSGASANFIAGAAAGCTTLILIYPLDIAHTRLAADIGRTDVRQFRGIYHFLTTICKKEGIPGIYRGLPASLHGMVVHRGLYFGGFDTMKEILSNDAKPELALWKRWVVAQAVTTSAGLLSYPLDTVRRRMMMQSGLEQPMYRGTLDCWRKIYRTEGVASFYRGALSNMFRSTGAAAVLVLYDEIKKFMKWGGL; translated from the exons ATGAGCAGAGATGATGATGACCCAGGAGAACAGAGCCAGTCAAAACCACCCACAGCGACAACAACATCACGACCTTACATATGGCTGACCCACTTCCAAAGAGATCTGATGGCGGGTGCGGTCATGGGTGGAGGTGTGCACACGATCGTCGCCCCAATCGAAAGGGCTAAGCTATTGCTGCAAACCCAGGAGAGTAACCTGGCAATTGTGGGCCGTGGCCGTAGGAAATTCAAGGGCATGATTGATTGCATCGTTCGTACCGTTAGGGAAGAAGGGGTTCTTTCTTTATGGAGGGGCAATGGCAGTAGTGTTCTTCGCTACTATCCTTCTGTCGCTCTCAATTTCTCGCTTAAG GATCTTTATAGAAACATACTAAGAAATGGCAATCATCAAGATGGTCATTTTCTGTCTGGTGCATCTGCCAATTTCATTGCGGGGGCTGCTGCTGGCTGCACAACATTAATCTTAATCTATCCACTTGATATTGCACACACCCGCCTTGCTGCTGACATTGGAAGAACTGATGTTCGACAATTCCGAGGTATCTACCATTTTTTAACTACCATATGCAAGAAAGAAGGGATTCCGGGAATTTATAGAGGACTTCCTGCATCTCTGCACGGCATGGTAGTTCACCGGGGCCTATATTTTGGAGGCTTTGATACAATGAAGGAGATTTTGTCTAATGATGCTAAACCTGAATTGGCATTGTGGAAGCGTTGGGTGGTGGCTCAAGCAGTCACAACATCTGCTGGGCTGTTGTCTTACCCGTTGGACACAGTTAGAAGGCGAATGATGATGCAATCTGGCCTGGAACAGCCAATGTATCGTGGCACACTTGACTGCTGGAGGAAAATTTACAGGACAGAGGGGGTGGCCTCATTTTATCGCGGGGCACTGTCAAATATGTTTAGGAGTACAGGAGCTGCTGCCGTATTGGTTTTGTATGATGAGATCAAGAAGTTCATGAAATGGGGTGGACTATAG
- the LOC110631756 gene encoding beta-fructofuranosidase, insoluble isoenzyme CWINV1 isoform X2: protein MEMPAIFLVGLFCVLFNDGTEVDASQPEFQNFQSCNLMVNESQPYRTSYHFQPPKNWLNGPMLYKGLYHLFYQYNPNSALFGDGMVWAHSVSYDLINWVHLNHALHPTEPFDIKSCWSGSVTILPGNKPVILYTGIDANNTQVQNLAMPKNLSDPLLKEWIKFSQNPVITPPIGIEGDHFRDPTTAWLGADGKWNVIIGSSINDQGMAILYQSDDFVNWSRYQDPLYSKEKTGMWECPDFFPVSVNSTNGVDTSVINPGVKHVMKASFNSHDYYMIGTYVPGMEKYIPDTDFTGSNTDLRYDYGKFYASKTFFDSVKDRRILWGWINESDSAEDDINKGWSGLQSIPRQVWLDRSGSQLVLWPVEEINKLHDKQVSIQHKKLDGGSVLEIPDITASQADVEVLFELPELEEAELLNSTWVDPQKMCTDANAAVRGRLGPFGLLALATEDLTEQTAIFFRIFRGHNAYTVLMCSDQSRSSLKEKVDKTTYGAFVNIDPQHEKISLRSLIDHSIIESFGGEGRTCISSRVYPQLAVHKEAHLYVFNNGTQSITISKLNAWGMSKAQFIYEENCFSYKASQ from the exons ATGGAGATGCCAGCCATTTTTCTTGTTGGATTGTTTTGCGTTTTGTTCAATGATGGAACTGAAGTTGATGCTTCACAGCCAGAATTCCAGAATTTTCAATCTTGTAATCTTATGGTGAACGAAAGCCAACCTTACAGAACCTCTTATCACTTCCAACCTCCAAAGAACTGGTTGAATG GGCCAATGTTGTATAAGGGACTTTATCATTTGTTCTACCAATACAATCCAAATAGTGCTTTATTTGGTGATGGTATGGTATGGGCACATTCTGTATCATATGATCTCATCAACTGGGTTCATCTCAATCATGCCCTTCACCCAACAGAACCATTTGACATCAAAAGTTGCTGGTCTGGTTCTGTTACAATCCTTCCAGGGAATAAACCTGTCATTTTATACACTGGTATTGATGCCAACAATACACAGGTTCAGAATTTGGCAATGCCCAAGAATCTGTCTGACCCATTACTTAAAGAATGGATAAAATTTTCACAAAATCCTGTCATAACTCCTCCCATTGGTATTGAAGGGGACCATTTTAGAGATCCAACAACTGCTTGGCTGGGTGCTGATGGGAAATGGAATGTGATCATTGGGAGCTCGATTAATGATCAAGGAATGGCAATCCTGTATCAAAGTGATGATTTTGTTAACTGGAGCAGGTATCAAGATCCTCTTTATTCAAAAGAAAAAACTGGAATGTGGGAGTGTCCAGACTTCTTTCCGGTGTCTGTTAACAGCACAAATGGTGTTGACACTTCAGTCATAAATCCAGGTGTTAAGCATGTGATGAAGGCCAGCTTCAATTCGCATGACTactacatgataggcacttatgtccCTGGGATGGAAAAATATATTCCTGACACTGATTTTACAGGTAGCAACACAGACTTGAGGTATGACTATGGCAAGTTTTACGCTTCAAAGACATTCTTTGATAGTGTCAAGGATAGGAGGATATTATGGGGCTGGATAAACGAATCTGACAGCGCAGAAGATGATATTAACAAAGGATGGTCTGGACTTCAg TCAATTCCTAGGCAAGTATGGCTTGATAGAAGTGGAAGCCAATTAGTGCTGTGGCCAGTGGAAGAAATCAATAAGCTACATGACAAGCAAGTCAGCATCCAGCATAAGAAACTTGATGGTGGATCAGTACTCGAAATTCCAGACATAACTGCTTCACAG GCAGATGTAGAGGTTTTGTTTGAATTGCCAGAATTAGAAGAGGCCGAGTTATTGAACTCTACCTGGGTTGATCCCCAAAAAATGTGTACTGATGCAAATGCAGCAGTGAGAGGTAGATTGGGGCCATTTGGTTTGCTAGCTTTAGCAACAGAGGACTTGACAGAGCAAACTGCAATAttctttagaatttttagaggccACAATGCATATACAGTACTCATGTGCAGTGATCAAAGCAG GTCTTCTCTAAAAGAAAAAGTGGATAAAACCACATATGGAGCTTTTGTCAATATAGATCCCCAGCATGAAAAGATTTCATTAAGAAGCTTG ATAGACCATTCAATCATTGAGAGTTTTGGTGGGGAAGGGAGAACTTGTATTAGCAGTAGAGTTTATCCTCAGTTAGCAGTTCACAAAGAAGCTCACCTGTATGTATTTAACAATGGAACTCAGAGCATAACCATCTCAAAATTGAATGCTTGGGGAATGAGCAAAGCCCAGTTCATTTATGAAGAAAATTGTTTTAGTTATAAGGCTTCCCAATAG